Proteins encoded within one genomic window of Tistrella bauzanensis:
- a CDS encoding CoxG family protein, translating to MELSGEYRIPAAPETVWSKLVDPAALKDCIPGCQSVEQTGDNQYAAVVTSKIGPVKATFNGQVTLLDLDPPHSYKIAGEGKGGAAGFGKGTADVTLAPDGEGGTILTYKADAQVGGKMAQLGARLIQGTVQKLADEFFANFARLAAEAEAAGTANAAASAPAPEPVAAAPANRPVVPDHGAPVSPAAAGMSAAVSPAAAAMGLSGSHAPHDDHGTHGHGDHGHDQGHDGHGHGDDAHGHGHGKGANPFVWLGALVVVSLVLVLVFG from the coding sequence ATGGAGCTTTCGGGCGAATACCGCATCCCCGCCGCCCCTGAAACGGTCTGGTCGAAACTGGTCGATCCGGCTGCCCTGAAGGACTGCATCCCCGGCTGCCAGTCGGTGGAACAGACCGGCGACAACCAGTATGCCGCGGTCGTGACCTCGAAGATCGGCCCGGTGAAGGCGACCTTCAACGGTCAGGTGACCCTGCTGGACCTTGACCCGCCGCACAGCTACAAGATCGCCGGTGAGGGCAAGGGTGGCGCCGCCGGCTTCGGCAAGGGCACCGCCGATGTGACCCTGGCCCCGGATGGCGAGGGCGGCACGATCCTGACCTATAAGGCCGACGCCCAGGTCGGCGGCAAGATGGCCCAGTTGGGCGCCCGGCTGATCCAGGGCACGGTGCAGAAGCTGGCCGATGAATTCTTCGCGAATTTCGCCCGGCTCGCGGCCGAAGCCGAAGCCGCCGGCACGGCGAATGCCGCGGCCTCGGCGCCGGCGCCCGAGCCGGTCGCGGCGGCCCCTGCCAACCGGCCGGTGGTGCCCGATCACGGCGCGCCGGTCTCCCCCGCCGCCGCCGGCATGAGTGCGGCGGTCTCGCCGGCCGCGGCGGCGATGGGGCTGTCGGGCAGCCACGCTCCCCATGACGATCATGGCACGCATGGCCATGGCGATCATGGCCATGATCAGGGCCATGACGGGCATGGTCATGGCGACGACGCCCATGGCCACGGCCATGGCAAGGGCGCCAATCCGTTCGTGTGGCTGGGGGCGCTGGTGGTGGTGTCGCTGGTGCTGGTGCTGGTGTTCGGGTAA
- a CDS encoding arylesterase gives MVLIAGLAAGIAGGSGDARAAAAEPLILALGDSLTAGYGLPEDQGFVPRLEAALAAQGTSAKVVNAGVSGDTTAGGLARLDWALGGLEQAPDLVIVSLGANDALRGLDPAKAEDNLARILTVLGDRGLPALLVGMRAPNNWGPAYRAAFDGMYDRLAARFDVPLDPFFLEGVALEPGLVQADGLHPNAEGAARMAGRLAPVVIRALQESRVPEVPAQS, from the coding sequence TTGGTCCTGATTGCGGGTCTGGCGGCGGGCATCGCCGGCGGTAGTGGCGATGCCCGCGCCGCCGCGGCGGAGCCCCTGATCCTGGCCCTGGGCGACAGCCTGACCGCCGGCTATGGCCTGCCCGAGGATCAGGGTTTCGTGCCCCGGCTGGAAGCGGCGCTGGCAGCACAGGGCACCAGCGCCAAGGTCGTGAATGCGGGTGTATCGGGCGACACCACCGCCGGCGGGCTCGCCCGCCTCGACTGGGCTCTGGGCGGGCTGGAACAGGCGCCGGATCTGGTGATCGTGTCGCTTGGTGCCAATGACGCGTTGCGTGGGCTCGATCCGGCCAAGGCCGAGGATAATCTGGCCCGGATCCTGACCGTTCTGGGTGATCGCGGCCTGCCGGCGCTGCTGGTGGGGATGCGCGCGCCCAACAATTGGGGGCCGGCCTACCGGGCGGCCTTCGACGGCATGTATGATCGGCTGGCCGCGCGGTTCGACGTGCCGCTGGACCCGTTTTTTCTGGAGGGTGTGGCGCTGGAACCGGGGCTGGTGCAGGCCGACGGGCTGCACCCGAATGCCGAAGGTGCGGCGCGCATGGCCGGACGGCTGGCGCCGGTGGTGATCCGGGCGCTTCAGGAGAGCCGCGTTCCGGAGGTGCCGGCGCAGTCATGA
- a CDS encoding ABC transporter ATP-binding protein, translated as MIRLNGVSVTFGRGATAVNVLRDIDLTLASGETLAVLGPSGAGKSTLLAIVAGLERPTTGRVAIAGQDLAGQGEDGLARLRARHIGIVFQAFHLIPTLTARENVALPLELSGADDADARAVAALERVGLSHRLDHYPAALSGGEQQRVAFARAVVHRPSLLLADEPTGNLDRTTARMISDALLGYRCETGAAVMLITHDEALARRADRLLRIEDGRILTTEPATSGAMAGAE; from the coding sequence ATGATCCGGCTGAACGGCGTTTCGGTGACCTTCGGCCGCGGGGCCACCGCGGTCAACGTGCTGCGCGATATCGACCTCACCCTGGCGTCGGGCGAGACCCTGGCGGTGCTGGGGCCGTCGGGCGCCGGCAAATCCACCCTGCTTGCCATCGTCGCCGGGCTGGAGCGGCCGACCACCGGCCGGGTCGCGATCGCCGGCCAGGACCTGGCCGGTCAGGGCGAGGATGGCCTCGCCCGGCTGCGCGCCAGACATATCGGCATCGTCTTCCAGGCTTTCCACCTGATCCCCACCCTGACCGCGCGGGAAAACGTCGCCCTGCCGCTGGAACTCTCTGGCGCCGACGATGCCGATGCCCGCGCGGTGGCGGCACTGGAGCGGGTCGGCCTGTCGCACCGGCTGGACCATTACCCGGCGGCCCTGTCGGGTGGCGAGCAGCAGCGCGTGGCTTTTGCCCGCGCGGTCGTCCACCGGCCATCACTGCTTCTGGCCGACGAGCCCACCGGCAATCTGGACCGCACCACCGCCCGGATGATCTCCGATGCCCTGCTGGGCTATCGCTGCGAAACCGGCGCTGCGGTGATGCTGATCACCCATGACGAGGCCCTGGCGCGGCGCGCCGACCGCCTGCTGCGGATCGAGGATGGCCGCATCCTGACCACGGAGCCGGCCACCTCCGGCGCCATGGCGGGTGCCGAATGA